A stretch of DNA from Kangiella sediminilitoris:
GAGTGGCTGGATTTTGATGGGCTTGCCAGGCGCTATTTACTTCTCAGGTTTGTCTGAATCCTGGTTAGCACTATTTTTGATTATCGGTGCTTACATCAACTGGAAATTTATTGCAGGGCGTCTCCGTTCTTACACGGAAATTGCTGATAATGCATTAACTCTTCCAGATTATTTTGCTGGCCGATTCCACGATGGTGGTAAGTGGCTACGAATCGCTGCCGTTATTGTTATGATTGTATTCTACGGCTATTACATCGGTTCAGGCTTGGTCGCTGGTAGTAAGCTATTCGAGTCTAGCTTTGGTTATGACTACAACACGGCGTTGCTGGTCAGTACCATCGTAATTATTTCTTATACGTTCCTTGGTGGTTTCCTTGCTGTAAGTTGGACGGACTTCTTCCAGGGCTTAATCATTGCTATCTCGCTGGTAGTCGCTCCAATCGTACTGTTGGTGGAATACAATGGTCTTACTAACATCGTTGAGGGTGTTCGTGCGACTGGCGAAACCATGGGTAAAGAGAATTTAGCCAGCTTCACAGCCGGTTTATTTGATGAGAATGGTGCCTTCCTTTGGATTACATTCCTTTCACTAATGGCTTGGGGTCTAGGTTATTTTGGACAGCCACACATTCTAGCCCGCTTTATGGCGATTAAGAGTGTTAACACGGTACCACAAGCACGTCGCATTGGTATGACGTGGATGGCGATCTGTGTACTTGGTGCAGTGTTTATCGGTTTTGCCGGTATCGCGTACTTTGGCGGTGACTTCGCGGCCAGTGAGTACAAGTTACTGACAACTGAAGAAGTTAATGCTTTGAACACTCAGCATGGCGCTGAAAAAGTATTCCTACTATTAACTCAGGCATTATTTAATCCATGGTTAGCAGGTTTCTTGTTAGCGGCTATTATGGCTGCGGTAATGAGTACCATTGATTCGCAATTACTGGCGGTATCAAGCTCAGTAACAGAAGACGTCTATAAACCTTACCTACGTCCAAAAGCTTCTGAAAAAGAGCTGGTATGGGTAAACCGTTTTACAGTCTTGCTGGTGGCCGGTATTGGTATTGGCGTTGCTATGAGTGGTAGCAAAAATGTTCTGAACCTGGTTGGTCAGGCATGGGCTGGCTTTGGTGCGGCTTTCGGCCCAGTGATTATCTTATCACTGTTATGGAAGAATATGACGCGCCAAGGTGCATTAGCTGGTGTGATTACCGGTGGTGTCACTGTGTTAGTCTGGGATTACCTTGGAAGTAACACGGATATTGAATTGTTCGGATTATATGAACTGTTACCGGGCTTCATTTTAGCTATGCTAGCAATTTACCTTGTGAGTAAGGTCACAACGGTCAGCGAGCAAACTGCTAACCAGTTCGACTGGTACAGCAGCGAATTTAAGAAATATAAAAGCTAATGAGCCAGTTAGTGATTAGAGAAGCGGCGCGGGAAGACGCGCCGCAGATCCTTGAGTTTATTAAAGACCTTGCCGACTATGAAAAAATGTCTGATGAGGTTGTCGCTACAGTAGAAGATATCGAGCAGACAGTGTTTGCGGAGCAGCCCAAAGCCTACTGTTTAATAGCAGAGTGGGAAGGGCAGAGCGCTGGGTTTGCCTTGTATTTCTACAGTTATTCTACTTTCCTGGGAAAGCATGGCATATATCTTGAGGACCTGTTCGTGAAACCTGAGTTCAGGGGAAAGCGAATTGGTATGACGTTGCTTAAACGTCTGTCTAAAATTGCCGTGGATAATGACTGTAAGCGAATGGACTGGTCCGTGCTGGACTGGAATAAGCCGGCAATCGAGTTTTATGATTCGATAGGAGCCAAGCCACAGAAAGAATGGTTGGGTTATCGGTTAACAGGAGAGGCATTAAGTAAGTTCGCTGAATAAACTCAGGACACTGTAATCTTATTCTAAACGCCCGTTAAGGGCGTTTTTTATGCCTACAGGATAATGATCTTGATCAAGACTTAGTAAACGCCCTATGCTATTGTCTAGATAGACATTGTAATTAAGGAGTTAGCATGTCGTTATTTAATCATATTGTTGTAGCGGTCGATTTACGCAAAGAAAGTAAAAAGATTATTCAGAAAGCACAAGGTGTGTTAGCTAAAGGCGGTGAGTTGGAGCTGTTGCACGTTGCTGAACCGATTGATGCGGGTCTATGGGCAGGCGCTCCTTTCGGCGCGGTAGTAGTGAATACCGAAGAGCTTGAACAGGAGGCGTTAAAAGCTAAAGAAAAGCGTTTGCGTGAACTGGGAAAGCATTTCAGTATCTCAGAAAGTAAACAGCATATTGAAATTGGTAAGCCTTCTCGAGTTATTAAGAAGTATGCAGAAGACAACAAGTGTGATTTGATCGTGATTGGGACCCATGGGCAGAATGGCTGGGAACTGCTACTAGGATCCACCGCTAACGGTGTATTACATGGTTCTCCCTGCGACGTTCTAACTATTCAAATGAAGCTGAAAGAGCAATAAACTATTCAGGATAGCTTCTCCCAAACTCCAGATATACCGTAATACCTCATCAGGTGTTGCGGTATTATCTTATCTCATTTTCATAAGTTACCTCTGTAAATTTTTACTTTATTCGATCTTAAATAAATCACGATATTTGCTAATACGTCATATAGCGTATATTTGACATTATACGCAAAAAAGCGTAATTTATATCGTATACGCTAAAATACGTATAATTGATAAGGTTGGTGGTGAATGAATCGACAAGCCGAGAAAGAGGTCAGCCCCCTGAAACAAGTAGCTGTTATTACTGGTGATATCATTAACTCTCAGACTAGTGAAGAGGGCGAGGGTTGGTTGCCTGCATTACAGGACTACTTATCAAAATTTGGCGAGTCTCCCAGAGACTGGCAGGTATTCCGTGGAGACAGCTTTCAGGTAATTATCGAAGAGCCGGAGAAAGCACTTCTTTTTGCTATTGGTTTAAAAGCCGTTATTAAACACTTTAAAAAGCTTGATGTCCGTATGGCGATAGGTATTGGTCAGGTGCGGACCCGCGCAGATCAGGCACTTCAGTCAAATGGTGAAGCCTTTGTTAATTCCGGTAGAATGTTCGATTCGCTCAAAAAACAGACTCTTGCAGTCAAAACACCCTGGCAAGATTTTGATAAAGCGATTAACCTATTCCTCAAACTGGCATTGCTGACCATGGACGACTGGTCAGAAACCAGTGCCGAAGTAGTTGCTGCAAGCCTGGAAAAGCCGGGTGCAACTCAGAAGGAAATAGCTGACTTATTATCTATTCCGCAAAGCAGGGTTAGTGAGCGCTTATCAAGGGCGGGCTATGACGCCATTACCGATACTGAGCGTTACTATCGGGAGTCAGTGACAAAACGATTACAACAGGGTGAATAATGACCGTTCTATTATTGAAGTTGATTATGGCGCACTTGATCGCCGACTTTCTGATTCAGCCATTAGGATGGATACAGGATAAAGAGAAAAAGGCCTTCGTTTCGAACAAGCTGATATTGCATTCGTTGGTTCATGCCACTTTATATGCAATGGCATTTGGCTTTGCTCCAGAGTACTGGTTAGGTTGGACCGTTTTACTGGTAACGCATTATTTGATTGATGGCTTTAAGTCCATCAGTAATCGCCTTGTAGTAGAAGAGAACTCCACTTTTTTTAATCGTCGCAGTTTGTTCTTTATGGATCAATTGCTACACATCGCAATAATCTTTCTGGTTGTTGGCTATTACCATCCGGAGCTATATCAATATAACCTTGATGCGGAGCAGTTATGGTTATTGGCAATTGCTCTTTTATTGCTGACACGTGTTTCTTCTATCGTGATTAAGGTCTTAATTTCTAGATGGTCGCCCCTCAATGTAAATGATGCCGGTCAAACCAATCATTCGTTGGCAAATGCAGGTAGTTATATAGGTTTTCTGGAACGGCTGTTTATTTTTGTTTTTATTGTTACAAATCACTGGGAAGGTGTGGGATTTTTGTTGGCGGCAAAGTCAGTATTTCGATTTGGTGATTTAAAAGAAGCCCATGACCGTCGGCTGACCGAATATATTTTGATTGGAACCTTAATTAGTTTTGGCTTGGCAATTGGTATTAGTCTGGGCTACGTATACTTTAAGAGCATGATTTAATCTGCTTCAGCGATGAGCTCACTAAAGTCTTCACGATAATCATTAAGATAATCGATAAAATGCTCAATTTGCTCGTCGCTAGCTGTTTCATAAAGCGCTATCTGTAACTGCTTACGCAGTTTATTGTTGTGCTGAGAATCTGCGATATGCTCTGGTGTCCGTAATTGTCGGGGCTCTCTCAGTAGGCTGTAAATAGCTTTTTTGCCTGACTCGGTCTGGCGCTCTGCCAGTGCCAGCTTAAAGGCCTGACGCCATCTTTCCAGATATTGAATTCGAAACTCTGTAGTCGGCTTTAACTGGTTAACAGTATCTATAATTAGCTCTTCCTGCTCTTTGGTTAAGTCTCCCAGCCATTCTTCATAGGAATCTTTAGCTTCTTCCTGCGTATCTTCCAGGCGCTCCTCTCTGGATTTCTCAAGATAGCCTTTAGACTCTTCTTTAGCTGATGCATCTAGGTTACGCATAAACTCTTCAACCTGTTCATCACTGAGCCTCGATAGTTCTACAACAGCATCATCTAAGGTCTGATCGAGAATGTCATGATAAAAGCCTATGAGTCTGTCACCGTAGGTGTCATAGTTTTGTGTAAGGGTATCGTTTTCCAGGTGACTGATAACGTCATCAATAAACTGATTGTAGCGGGGTAGCTGGGTAAGGCGGTGCCATTTAGCATGCTTATCAACCAAAGACTCAATTCTCTCTTCCTGTGCAGAAGTGAGAGTGACATAGTCATCAGCATACCAGGTGGAAACCCAGCCCAATCGATTGTACCAGAACTGAAAACCACACCCCTGAAGGATACAGAGTAATATCGCTATTAGGCTGATTCGTATCGATTTGTTCAAAGTGTTTAATCTCCTGCTGAAACCGCTAACACGCGACTCATTGTTTGCTTAAAGGCACACGTTTATCAATATTAAGTTTAATCATGAGTGCTGAATATTATGTGAATGGTATTAGCATAACATTGCCATTGTGTAAGGACAGTAATACACTAGCGCTTGATTTTATTAAAGTATTTCCATTAAAGGACAGACAATAACTTAACAGAGGACGCCATGAAAGCACTTTCGATAAAACACTTACTAATTTCTACCGTTGCCTGGGGCTTGCTGGTGACGGGGTGTACGGAGTCAGAAAACAAAGGATCTGCGCCTGAACCAAATTTCAAACTGGAAAATGTCACTGAGCAAGGTTGGTTATATAGCAACCTGCCTGAAAGCACCGTTGCATATGTCCGTCTACCCAATCCGTGGAGTTCTTTTTCACAAAAAGATGACAGCTTTAAGTATGCTTTGGGCAATAAAGAACACGTTAAAGCCGTTAAGCAAATTCAAGAAGGAATTTACAATAATATTCTTCCTCAATTAGATAAGGGTGTAAGGCCTTTCGTTGAAGGTTACCTCCAAGATGTAACGGGTCCGATTGAGATCGCTTTTATTACTCAAAATGGCCAGCCTTTAGTTGTTATTGGCTCTCAAATTAGAGAACCGGAGGAGAACAAATCTATTAATGAAGAGCTGACTACGATGATGGAGTCAGTACCTGATGCATACATTACTGCTCAGGAGGGTGAGTCTAAAGGCGTGATGATGATTCAGCAGGGTGTTCCGGTTCGATATGAGTATGACCAGAGTACTGGGAGGTTGACTTTTGTTACGGGGTTTGGCGCTTCGGTAACCAGTCTTGAAAATGCTGCTGAGCTAATAAAAACCAATGATAAACACGCCATGCTGGCATTAGAAAGCGAAATAGATGCTAGCCACCAGGGATTGTTCGCCTGGGTTAGTCCTAAGAATGCGATGCCGCTGATGCAGATGGGATTGCCCCCTGAAAAATTACAACAGATGAAAGAGATGGGTGTTGACCAGGCCAATGGTCTGGCTTTGGGCTACGGTGTTAGCGGTGGCAAAACTCGCTTAAAACTGATGCTGGATATGCCTGACGTTGGTCTTAGACAGTTTATTCCTGTGGTTAATAACAAGATTACTGCTGAAGCCGTTGGTGAAGTAAAGTGGGCAGGTATTTTGTCATTACCTACCTCTAAACAGGCTCAACGTATTGCTGAGAATCTGAAAGCGCTGGGAGAAGTTAATTTCGATTCCTGGGAGCAGCTGAATCAAGCTTTTGAGCAGGAAGTGGGCATGGAGCTGGATGTGTTGATGGATACTTTCGGACCTGAACTGGTTTTGTTTAAAGATGATATTGGTGCATTTGCTACGACTCGCTATAAACAGACTGATATTAAGAAGCTGTTATTAAAAGCTCAGGATAATATGAAGGTTGAGTACCGTACGTATGAAAAGAACGGCGCCATCATCCACCACTTAAGAGCACCTATGGCTCAATTCGATGCGAAGCCTTCTACAAATGGAGATTTTGAATCCAAAATTGGTGCTATGGCTCTACAAAACTATCATGAGAATTATTTTTGGATGTTAGAAGGTGATCATGTGGTTTTTGCCAGCGTGCCTCAGTTATTATTGGAAAGACATAGCAGGAAAGACCGCAAGAGTCTCGCTGACTGGTTCAAGCAGCAGCAAGGTGATGGTTATAAGTCTTCACTGTTGAACTTTACTGCCACGGTCGATGACTTGTCACGAACCAGCTATCACTATTACTTAGAGTCTTTGATCGTGTTGGCCGACTTATCAAATACGCAAATTGATATCATGAGTTTACCAACGGCAGACCAGTTAGGTTTTCCGGATAAGGGAACGATGGGCTTTAGCCTTCAGTCCGGCGAGCAACGCCTTGGCTTGGAGTTTACGTTTGAAAACGGTGCTACCGACATTTTAGTTGGTGGAGGCGCGACCACGTCGGCCGCAGTTATTGGTATTCTGGCTGCGGTGGCAATCCCTGCATATCAGGATTACACTAACCGAGCACAGGTTGCGTCAGCTATGAATACTGCCGAGACTGTAAAGCTACAGGTTATGATGAGTTTGGTTGAAGGCGCCAAACTAGAAGATATTGATAATGGTTATGGTGATTTTGGGCTGCCAGAGTCTTATCAAAATGCGATTATTCAAAAAGTGGTCATTAATGATGGAGTCATCACAATGTATTTGAATAATCCTTCGCTGGGTGATGGACCTCAGACCATGATTTTAAGACCCATGGTTAGCGGTAAACAGATATCCTACTGGGTTTGCTCAGAAGGAACCCTGGCTTCTAAATTTAGACCAGCAAAATGTCGTTAATCATCAGAAGAAATATAAAAAGGTGAGCTAATGCTCACCTTTTTTGTATTCGCTGCAAAAGAATGATCATTAAGACACGATGTCTAATAATTCAATCTCAAAAATAAGTGCCTGGTATGGACCGATAACACCGCCAGCGCCTTGTTCACCATAAGCAAGGTTATGCGGGACATACAGTTTCCATTTTGAACCGACTGGCATGTTCTGTAATGCCTCAGTCCAGCCTTTAATGACGCCACCAACAGGGAACTCAGCCGGTTCTCCGCGTTTGTAAGAGCTGTCGAACTCCTGACCACTGACCAGAGTACCTGCATAATGAGTGCGAACCGTTGAGTCAGCCGTTGGTTTTTCACCAGAGCCTTCAGTGATCACTTCATACTGTAGACCACTGTCTAAAACAGTGACTTCTTCACGTTTAGCGTTTTCAGCCAGGAACGCTTCGCCTTCAGCTGCAAACTGCTTTGCTTTTTCAGCATTTTCAGCTTCTACGATCTTTTGAATTTCTTGGAAAGCAGCATTAAGGTCGTCATGAGAAATTTGTGATTCTTTGCCTTCAAATGCGTCTCTAATGCCCGCGATAACTGCGTCAATACCTACGCCTGGGAAAGCGCCGCTGACCTGTTGGCCCATTTGTAAGCCAATACCATATGAAGCCTTGGCTTCAGTTGTTGAAAAATCTGTAGATGACATGGTGTCTCCGTTTTGGTGTCTAAGGTAAACATATGGGGGCTTTGAAAGCGATTTAAACCTTGGGAAAACAGATTTCGAAAAAATAACATCGAATGGCTAGCATCACTGTTTTGTTTTGGCATAATAGCCGACATATTTGTTACCAGTCCCCAGGGCCAATATGTGGTTTAAAAACTGTTTTATTTATTATCTTAACGAGCAATTCGAGCATTCTCAGGAGTCTTTCGAAGAGCATCTTAAAAATCAAAGCTTTAAACAAATAGGACGACAGGAAACGGACGCTTTTGGTTGGGTTTCTCCTTTGGGGAGAGGGCATGAACAGTTGGCACTACTGTCCAACGGCAGTTATTTGCTGGCCATGCGTAAAGAACAAAAGGTCATTCCCGCGAGTATGGTTAAGGAAGCTCTGGAGGAGCGTGTAGCGGCTATAGAAGACGCTGAGGGGCGCAAGGTTTATGGCAAAGAGAAGGCCTCGCTGAAAGATGATATTTTGAGTTTGCTGAAGCCTAAGGCCTTGACCAGGTCCAGTCATATCCATGGCTATATTGATACACACCATAATTTGCTGGTGGTTAATGCGGGCAGTGCCAGTGCGGCGGATACTTTCGTCGAGCTCCTAATTGAAACTCTGGGGTCGCTGGGTGCGATTAAATTAATGGGTGAAGAGTCTCCGGGAGCCATCATGAATCGTTGGCTGCTGGACGGTCTGCCTGAAGGCTGGGAGCTGACGGGGCAGTTTGATCTTCAGGATCCTAAAGATGAGCGTGTGGTAAAGATTAAAGGTGCGCAGGACCTGGATTTAGTTCATGAGCTGCTAGAGGATGGTTATTGGGTACAAAAACTGGGTATTCGACGTGATGAAGAGTTCAGCGCGGTACTTACCAGCGATTTATTATTGAAAAGTATTAAGTTTGATGATGAGCTGGTGAAGGAAAACGATGATATAGACGCGCAAGACAAATTAGCTCGATTTGATGCTGACTTTGTCTTAATGACACAAACTATGGCACAATTTATTAAAGAATTGATGCAGCACTTTAAGGTTAATACGGATAAGCAATGACTGAGAACGATACAACCTTAACAACCGAGCAAAAGGCGCTGGCTGTTAATTTAGACGATAAGCAATATGGTACTTTCGTAGAAATTGGTGCTGGGCAGGAGGTTGCAAGACAGTTTTTCTCAGCGGGCGCCGCCGCCGGTACTGTCGCTAAAACCATGTCAGCCTATGATATGCAGGTCAGTGATGCCATTTATGGTAAAGCCGGTCGTTATGTCAGTCGTGAGCGTTTGGAGCAAATGCTGGACTATGAATACAGCTTGTTGCATAAGCGTCTTGATACGGTTCGCCCACAGGAGACCCTTTATTTCAGTTATGCGGCAACCGTAACGGCCAAAAGCTATAGCCAGAAGAATGAGTGTCATGGCTGGATAGGTATTCGTCTACAGCTTGAAGCTGGAGCTCCAGCCAGTGAGATTCTGATGCACGTCAGGATGCTGGATGATACAAACCGAGAGCAGTCTGAGGCGCTGGGCATTCTCGGTGTTAATGTGGTCTATGGTGCTTTTAACTACAGTGATGAGCCTAAGATCTTTATTGAGTCATTGCTGGATAATCTGATTAACCCTTTCGGTCAGAAACGTATCGAAATTGATTTAATTCATTTTTCGGGCCATAAGTTTGAGAAAGTTGAAAACCGACTGATGAACCTTCATCTGGTTCGTTCCTGGTGTTGCCGTGCGGTCATGTTTGACGCCAAAGGCGACTCTGAAGTACCGATGAGTTTATTACGTAAGAAAGATGTGTTGGTCATCCGTGGATCATTTAAGCCACCAACGAAAGTACATGTGGATATGACCGAGGCTGCCATGAAGCAGTTTTTGGAAGAGGATGGCGTTGAGAGTGATAAGGTCTGTACTGTGGCCGAAATTACCATGGCTGAGCTGGAGAGTGATGTAGAGACCGATGATGCCAGTTTTCTTGCGCGAGTGGATCTGCTGAATAAGCTTGGTTATAACGTACTGATTTCTGACTACCTTCGCTTTTTCCGACTTCGCTCCTGGATGCGACGTTACACTCAGAACCGAATCGGCATTGTGTTGAGCATTCTGGATTTTGATCAGTTATTTGATACCAAATACTATAAGGGCCTTGAAGGCGGTATCCTAGAAGCAATGGGTAAACTGTTTACGGGTAACACCAACGTTTATGTATACCCAACACGCCGTAACAACCAGTT
This window harbors:
- the putP gene encoding sodium/proline symporter PutP: MSIGPIEIAFGLYLVFMLAIGIWAYMRTNDSSDYMLGGRGLGGAVTALSAGASDMSGWILMGLPGAIYFSGLSESWLALFLIIGAYINWKFIAGRLRSYTEIADNALTLPDYFAGRFHDGGKWLRIAAVIVMIVFYGYYIGSGLVAGSKLFESSFGYDYNTALLVSTIVIISYTFLGGFLAVSWTDFFQGLIIAISLVVAPIVLLVEYNGLTNIVEGVRATGETMGKENLASFTAGLFDENGAFLWITFLSLMAWGLGYFGQPHILARFMAIKSVNTVPQARRIGMTWMAICVLGAVFIGFAGIAYFGGDFAASEYKLLTTEEVNALNTQHGAEKVFLLLTQALFNPWLAGFLLAAIMAAVMSTIDSQLLAVSSSVTEDVYKPYLRPKASEKELVWVNRFTVLLVAGIGIGVAMSGSKNVLNLVGQAWAGFGAAFGPVIILSLLWKNMTRQGALAGVITGGVTVLVWDYLGSNTDIELFGLYELLPGFILAMLAIYLVSKVTTVSEQTANQFDWYSSEFKKYKS
- a CDS encoding GNAT family N-acetyltransferase produces the protein MSQLVIREAAREDAPQILEFIKDLADYEKMSDEVVATVEDIEQTVFAEQPKAYCLIAEWEGQSAGFALYFYSYSTFLGKHGIYLEDLFVKPEFRGKRIGMTLLKRLSKIAVDNDCKRMDWSVLDWNKPAIEFYDSIGAKPQKEWLGYRLTGEALSKFAE
- a CDS encoding universal stress protein, with protein sequence MSLFNHIVVAVDLRKESKKIIQKAQGVLAKGGELELLHVAEPIDAGLWAGAPFGAVVVNTEELEQEALKAKEKRLRELGKHFSISESKQHIEIGKPSRVIKKYAEDNKCDLIVIGTHGQNGWELLLGSTANGVLHGSPCDVLTIQMKLKEQ
- a CDS encoding SatD family protein; translation: MNRQAEKEVSPLKQVAVITGDIINSQTSEEGEGWLPALQDYLSKFGESPRDWQVFRGDSFQVIIEEPEKALLFAIGLKAVIKHFKKLDVRMAIGIGQVRTRADQALQSNGEAFVNSGRMFDSLKKQTLAVKTPWQDFDKAINLFLKLALLTMDDWSETSAEVVAASLEKPGATQKEIADLLSIPQSRVSERLSRAGYDAITDTERYYRESVTKRLQQGE
- a CDS encoding DUF3307 domain-containing protein codes for the protein MTVLLLKLIMAHLIADFLIQPLGWIQDKEKKAFVSNKLILHSLVHATLYAMAFGFAPEYWLGWTVLLVTHYLIDGFKSISNRLVVEENSTFFNRRSLFFMDQLLHIAIIFLVVGYYHPELYQYNLDAEQLWLLAIALLLLTRVSSIVIKVLISRWSPLNVNDAGQTNHSLANAGSYIGFLERLFIFVFIVTNHWEGVGFLLAAKSVFRFGDLKEAHDRRLTEYILIGTLISFGLAIGISLGYVYFKSMI
- a CDS encoding DUF6279 family lipoprotein codes for the protein MNKSIRISLIAILLCILQGCGFQFWYNRLGWVSTWYADDYVTLTSAQEERIESLVDKHAKWHRLTQLPRYNQFIDDVISHLENDTLTQNYDTYGDRLIGFYHDILDQTLDDAVVELSRLSDEQVEEFMRNLDASAKEESKGYLEKSREERLEDTQEEAKDSYEEWLGDLTKEQEELIIDTVNQLKPTTEFRIQYLERWRQAFKLALAERQTESGKKAIYSLLREPRQLRTPEHIADSQHNNKLRKQLQIALYETASDEQIEHFIDYLNDYREDFSELIAEAD
- a CDS encoding pilin produces the protein MKALSIKHLLISTVAWGLLVTGCTESENKGSAPEPNFKLENVTEQGWLYSNLPESTVAYVRLPNPWSSFSQKDDSFKYALGNKEHVKAVKQIQEGIYNNILPQLDKGVRPFVEGYLQDVTGPIEIAFITQNGQPLVVIGSQIREPEENKSINEELTTMMESVPDAYITAQEGESKGVMMIQQGVPVRYEYDQSTGRLTFVTGFGASVTSLENAAELIKTNDKHAMLALESEIDASHQGLFAWVSPKNAMPLMQMGLPPEKLQQMKEMGVDQANGLALGYGVSGGKTRLKLMLDMPDVGLRQFIPVVNNKITAEAVGEVKWAGILSLPTSKQAQRIAENLKALGEVNFDSWEQLNQAFEQEVGMELDVLMDTFGPELVLFKDDIGAFATTRYKQTDIKKLLLKAQDNMKVEYRTYEKNGAIIHHLRAPMAQFDAKPSTNGDFESKIGAMALQNYHENYFWMLEGDHVVFASVPQLLLERHSRKDRKSLADWFKQQQGDGYKSSLLNFTATVDDLSRTSYHYYLESLIVLADLSNTQIDIMSLPTADQLGFPDKGTMGFSLQSGEQRLGLEFTFENGATDILVGGGATTSAAVIGILAAVAIPAYQDYTNRAQVASAMNTAETVKLQVMMSLVEGAKLEDIDNGYGDFGLPESYQNAIIQKVVINDGVITMYLNNPSLGDGPQTMILRPMVSGKQISYWVCSEGTLASKFRPAKCR
- a CDS encoding FKBP-type peptidyl-prolyl cis-trans isomerase; amino-acid sequence: MSSTDFSTTEAKASYGIGLQMGQQVSGAFPGVGIDAVIAGIRDAFEGKESQISHDDLNAAFQEIQKIVEAENAEKAKQFAAEGEAFLAENAKREEVTVLDSGLQYEVITEGSGEKPTADSTVRTHYAGTLVSGQEFDSSYKRGEPAEFPVGGVIKGWTEALQNMPVGSKWKLYVPHNLAYGEQGAGGVIGPYQALIFEIELLDIVS
- a CDS encoding recombination-associated protein RdgC — protein: MWFKNCFIYYLNEQFEHSQESFEEHLKNQSFKQIGRQETDAFGWVSPLGRGHEQLALLSNGSYLLAMRKEQKVIPASMVKEALEERVAAIEDAEGRKVYGKEKASLKDDILSLLKPKALTRSSHIHGYIDTHHNLLVVNAGSASAADTFVELLIETLGSLGAIKLMGEESPGAIMNRWLLDGLPEGWELTGQFDLQDPKDERVVKIKGAQDLDLVHELLEDGYWVQKLGIRRDEEFSAVLTSDLLLKSIKFDDELVKENDDIDAQDKLARFDADFVLMTQTMAQFIKELMQHFKVNTDKQ
- a CDS encoding nicotinate-nucleotide adenylyltransferase; this translates as MTENDTTLTTEQKALAVNLDDKQYGTFVEIGAGQEVARQFFSAGAAAGTVAKTMSAYDMQVSDAIYGKAGRYVSRERLEQMLDYEYSLLHKRLDTVRPQETLYFSYAATVTAKSYSQKNECHGWIGIRLQLEAGAPASEILMHVRMLDDTNREQSEALGILGVNVVYGAFNYSDEPKIFIESLLDNLINPFGQKRIEIDLIHFSGHKFEKVENRLMNLHLVRSWCCRAVMFDAKGDSEVPMSLLRKKDVLVIRGSFKPPTKVHVDMTEAAMKQFLEEDGVESDKVCTVAEITMAELESDVETDDASFLARVDLLNKLGYNVLISDYLRFFRLRSWMRRYTQNRIGIVLSILDFDQLFDTKYYKGLEGGILEAMGKLFTGNTNVYVYPTRRNNQLITLDNVEVEDNVQYLLKHLTSNKLLVPVETWNDENLHISARHIATKIPLGQGDWEQQLPEEIREEIKARCMFGYCELPEQ